The Virgibacillus siamensis sequence ATCAAGCTGTATGCAACAACAATCGGAAGCTTATACGGTTTTAAAAAAGAAAGAACATTCCGCAACACGCTCGCCCCCCATAAGCAAAAAACGAATTGACTATCATTATAATCGCAAAGTCCCAAATAATCCAAACATTTATTTCGAGTGCAGAAATAAATATTCCATATCTGACCAAATCGGGGAGGTGCCACCTGTAGGCATGGGAGGGGGGTTATTGAAAATACTTAGCGCTATCTATATAGTAAAACTATATACAGAAATATAGCGGGGGGATAATTGTGGGGAAGTTTACATTTAAAGATACGGACACGATTGGTCATTTAATAACAGAAAATGAACTATATGAGCAATATCATTATCCGGAGATGCCTATACGGTTTGACAGCAATTTTATTGAATTCAGGCGAATGCCAACGTTGAATGAATTTAAACAGACAGAATCATTTCTGAGAAATTTTCACAGCGATCATAACCAGTACCATCTTCGCTTTTATTTTGCGGATAATGCGAAACCGGCTGGTGAATTGCTGGAATACATCATTAACAATAACTATGACATCGGGTACATGGAATTGTATGGAATTGATCCGAAACAATTTCCGGAAGTGCCGGAAAATCATGACATACAAGTCGAAGAAGTAACTGACATAACGCTGGATGATTACCTGAAGCTGCAATATGAAACTGATATGGAATTTGGTGAATCATTTGCTAAGCAGAAGGTGGACATGAACAAGCGGCAGTTCGCGGATAAGCAATATGTGCAAATCATAGCATACTATCATGATGCTCCCGCAGGCACAATGAATATTTATGCTGGTGATAAGGCAGTGGAAATTGAAAATCTCGATGTACGGGATGAATTTCAACGGAAAGGAATCGGTTCACAACTGCAGTGGTTTGCCATGGATCGTTACCAGGATTCAAGCATCATCCTGATAGCAGACGGTGAAGACACACCGCGTGAAATGTATCAAAAGCAGAATTACCGGTATCTTAGCTACAAATACGAGTTATTAAAAATTCTAAAGTAACAATAAGCCGAATATAATTTGATAACATTCGGGTGGTGCCAGGCACCTAAAAAAGGCTTGACGCCATCTGAGTTT is a genomic window containing:
- a CDS encoding GNAT family N-acetyltransferase; translation: MGKFTFKDTDTIGHLITENELYEQYHYPEMPIRFDSNFIEFRRMPTLNEFKQTESFLRNFHSDHNQYHLRFYFADNAKPAGELLEYIINNNYDIGYMELYGIDPKQFPEVPENHDIQVEEVTDITLDDYLKLQYETDMEFGESFAKQKVDMNKRQFADKQYVQIIAYYHDAPAGTMNIYAGDKAVEIENLDVRDEFQRKGIGSQLQWFAMDRYQDSSIILIADGEDTPREMYQKQNYRYLSYKYELLKILK